The Xyrauchen texanus isolate HMW12.3.18 unplaced genomic scaffold, RBS_HiC_50CHRs HiC_scaffold_930, whole genome shotgun sequence genome window below encodes:
- the LOC127642856 gene encoding gastrula zinc finger protein XlCGF7.1-like — protein MEDSQELEILSQTKMNFTQKKRAETKMSFTCGQCGKSFVHKRNLQEHMRIHTGQKPFTCDQCGKSFTQKGNFKSHMRVHTGEKPHSCDQCDKSFRQKVALKNHMRIHTGEKPYTCHQCGKSFRCQVSLTNHMRIHTGEKPYTCYLCGKSFKWSPSLHDHLLSHTGERPFHCDQCGKNFIVKSALKVHLKIHAKEKHHFCSDCGKGFLRLNNLKMHQKIHTGVKDHVCFECGKAFIRVCRLKEHQRIHTGEKPYKCSHCDKRFTQSKQLKTHEKIHTVEKPHHY, from the coding sequence ATGGAGGACAGTCAAGAGCTGGAAATACTTTCACAGACTAAGATGAATTTCACACAGAAAAAGAGAGCAGAAACCAAAATGTCTTTCACCTGcggtcagtgtggaaagagttttgtacATAAAAGAAACCTTCAGGAACACATGAGAATCCACACTGGACAGAAACCTTtcacatgtgatcagtgtggaaagagtttcacacaaaaaggaaacttTAAGAGtcacatgagagttcacactggagagaaaccacacTCATGTGATCAGTGTGACAAGAGTTTCAGACAAAAAGTAGCCCTTAAGAACCACAtgagaatccacactggagagaagccgtacacgtgccatcagtgtggaaagagtttcagatgTCAAGTAAGTCTTACaaatcacatgagaattcatactggagagaaaccgtacacTTGCTAtctctgtggaaagagtttcaaatgGTCACCAAGTCTCCACGATCATCTACTCTCTCACACCGGAGAAAGACCATTTCACTGCGATCAGTGTGGTAAAAATTTTATTGTGAAATCAGCCCTGAAGGTCCACCTGAAAATTCATGCAAAGGAGAAGCATCACTTCTGTTCTGATTGTGGAAAAGGTTTTTTACGGCTGAACAATTTAAAAATGCACCAGAAAATACACACCGGTGTGAAGGATCATGTGTGCTTTGAGTGTGGGAAGGCTTTTATTCGAGTCTGCCGATTGAAAGAGCACCagagaatccacactggagaaaaaccctacaagtgttcacactgtgacaAGAGATTCACTCAGTCGAAacaactgaaaacacatgagaagATCCACACTGTAGAGAAGCCGCATCACTACTGA